TCTAGTCACACGGGCTGCactctattttcattcttttatttaaagattgattttatttatttatttgtttatttatttatcagagagagacagcacaagcagagggagaggcagacagagggagaagcaggctccctgctgagcaagcagccgaatgtggggctcgatcccacgaccctgggatcaggacctgagcagaaggcagacgcttaatgcagtgagccacccaggcgtccccgggctgCCCTCTATTTTCATTCACTGCTTTACCCATCACATTTCTGTCCTGTCTCTCCATCCAGGCCACAAGCTCTGTGGCTGCAAGGATGTCTTGTTCCCGGGGAACCTGGGCAGTGccgggcagggaagggggggctCAGGGACACCTACCAATTGATGAGActtggggcagggggtgaggcaGAGATGTGTCACGATGACCACAGGGAGTGTGTGTGCAAACCACCTTTTCtgccccaagcctcagtttcctgctaTTCTTGGTCAGTGTGTGTCTCCCTAAGAATCCAGGCCTGACACACAGTAACTACTCTCCTCCCAGTCCTGCCTGGGCGAGCCCTGCCCCTCGAGCCGTATAAGCGCAAGCAGACAGCAGGGACAGCCTCACGCAGAGGTCACAGGGCGGCTCCCTGGCATTGGTCTCTTGGCTGTCAGACATCATGGCCTGGGGACAGACAGAAATGAACTCACATCATCTGTCTCTCGGTCCCAAAGCAGAAAGAGGGTCTGCCTAAAGCCATGGAGACTCTGGGCAGGGGGGTTGCTGACAGCCTGGGAGGTTGCCCAGGTGGGGGTGTCCAGCCCAGATGGGGGTGTCCAGCCCAGGAAAGGGAAGCTGCCTTTGACTACCCCTTTAGGACCACCCACAGGGTGATCAGACCCCCTTCGAGGATGGTAATGGGGGTGGAATCACGCTAGGTTTCAGGGGGGCTACCGCAGGCCCAAGAGAGGACAGAGGGGTCCACAATCCCTCCGGCTGCTCTAAAGTTTCATAAAGGGGTACGGCTGCCTCTGCTCCCGCAGGAGTGAGTGGGGGGTCACCAGGGACCACAGAAGGATGAGGCCAGACGAATTTGAGCATGCAAATGAGTAGGATGGGCCGTTTTACTGATCAGccttgccctcctcctcccctgtctcctcctcctcctcctcctcctctctgtcctggGGCTCTGAGGTCCCGGGCTCAGGCCCCCGCTCCGCTGTGGGCTCCTCGGTCAGGAGGTACTGCGCCAGCTGCTCCAGGTCCCCCAGACTGATCCTCCGCAGGCGCTCCTGGTGCTCCCGCCTCAGCAGCTGCAGCACCGCCTTGGAGTCGCGGGGCTCAAAGTGCTTGGCGAGGACCAGGCCCAGGTGGTGCCacaagggctggggctggggggcctcCGCGGCTGCCGTCTTGGCCAAGGGCCGCATGATGACGTTGATGGAGGCATTGGGCCCGATGCAGTAGTCGGAGAGACGCTTGTCATCCGCCAGAAGCTGGCCTCGGAAGAGCAGGTGCTGCCGCTCCTCGGGCACCTGCAGGCGCTCAGACACCAGCTTCTTCAGCATGGCCACGCTCTCCTGCCCCGACACCTTCAGGCTGCATCTCCGGCCCAGAAGCAGCTTGACTGTGAGAATCATCGGGCCAAGAATAGCATCAGGAGGGATCCATGCTCCGCAGCTGCCCAGAGGGTTAAGGGCCAGTGCAAGAGAAGTTGGCTTCTCCCTGTCAATGGCGGGCGGTGCTCCCGGGAGGCTGGGCCCCGCGCGGACGGGCAGCCATTGGCTAATGCTCCGTGACGTCACAATGCTGCAGGAGGGCTCATTTTGAGAGCTGGGCTCTGGGGAAATCAGAGGCATGTTctccagaaaaggagaaaggagagttGGATAGGGAGAAGGAGGGTCCAAAAGGAGAGGGCCACAGAAGGAAACACGTCCGCGTCGATTCATTCAACACACATGTACTGGGTGCCTTCTTCGCCAGGACCTGTCCCCAAGGAGAGATCAGATCACGATGGCTACTttctgccctcatgaagctttcAGTCTAGTGGGCCGGCTACCATTGATTTATCAAGTGTCTTCTTTCTGTCAAGCACTTGACACACGCTCTCGGATGGGGgttcccagaagcagaccctgagacaggGATTCCAGGGCACATgctgagttgggggagggggctgggaagcGGCAGTGGGAGGTGAGCAGGTGAGACAAGGCATCGAGGGAAGACCAAACTGTAGTAATGAGCAGGTGGCCCTACTGAGGAACCGGGAGGCTTCAATCCTGCCGGGCGCTCCAGAAGGTTCGTAGTATACACCTGAGTTGCACCACCTGAGAAGGAAAGAAGCTGGATCTGTGTGCTCAGGCTCCTGCCTTTGGccgggggggagaggggggctaACCTCTTGGCTGCGTGGCCTGCACAGGGGCAGGGCATGCTTCTGTGACCAGGGGAAACCAGTGGTGTGCAGGTGCTGGCAGCGGGAGGCCTTAGAGTCCAGGAGCGGGAGCACGGAGAGGATGGAGCGGGTTCCCCGGCCGTGTCTGCTGCCCGGGCCCTGGCGTACTGACTCCTCACTGCCTAAGAGGCCCTATTGCCATGTTCTCCGTTTGCCAGAGGAGCCCGTGGAGCTCGGCTTTCCCACACGGCAAGCAGACAGCATGGCCATGTCTTCGCCGTTAGTGCGCGTGGCCTCCTGTACCGACCGCTCGGGACCTCCGGTGTGCCGGGCACTCGGCAGACCCACGGGGCTCTGAAGTGAACAAGGAACACATGCGgggcctctgcctctgccatgtCAGCCCCTTCTGCTGCTCTGAGCTTTCTGTTCCACTTGTTAAAGGTCTCCTGGGTCAAACCCTTTATATATGCTGGTTCACTGAAGCCCGCGAGAAAGGTGTCATAATGCATTTCAGAAATGAGCCAGCATGAAGAAGACCTGGCTGACACCCCAAATGGGGGGATGTGGCTTCTCCCAGCCttctcccaggagcccctccccgctccccttCTCTCCGTGCTCCACTGCTATGCtcggctccctcctcctctcttctccctccagctTGAGCGACACTTGAACGCTGGTTCAAAATCACTTCTTCAGGCCGCCAACGGACTTTCCAGACCCTGCCCTTGCACAGCACCCGGTCCGGATCCCCTGCCCAGGGTCATTCCATCCACCACCCCTCTCTTCAGGCCCTGGCAGCCTCGGGCCATGTTCTCACTCTCTGCAGCGACCCAAAGTCTACTCCAGAGGGAAACCGAGCCCACCAGTCAGGAACCCCCTGACATCTTGCCCTTTCCCACCCACCAGAGTGCTGTGCCAGTCCCTgctgcttccccagcccctccccctcctctcccttacCAAACCTCTTGTTATTTCCGTCCTTCTTCAGAAATATCTCCAAAACCCACCCCTCGTCTGCATCTCCACTGACCCCAAGCCAGTTCAGCCTCTCACCTTCCTCCAGCCTGCGGCTCAGAATTCGTAGTTGACCTCTGTCCAGTCCCACCCCCTTGGGTCCATTCACTCCGCAGCCAAAGGAGTCTTCCTAGATAAAAAAGAGGCCGAGTCCTTCCTCTGCCATCCAGTTAATCCTTTCAGCCTTTGGAATCAAAATGAAGCCCTTTAGCCCCGCACCCAAGGGCACCATGGCCCCGCCCTGCTTGCCTCCCGCACTTCATTGCTTCCCCACACTGCATCTTCCACTGCAGCCAACCACCTGCCATTCCTTCTACTTGCTTGTCCCATGTAAGTCTTTGAGGCTGGTTAAAAGCCACCTCCTCCGTGAAGCCTCCTCTGCTTTCCCCAGTCTTGGGCAGAGGCAGTCCCACCTCCCTCTGCATGTCTATTAATCCCCTTGAGCATGTACCTAGCACGTGTCTGTGTCTCCCTCACCGACTGTCGGAGGGAGTGAGTCTTACCAGTCTTTGAAACCCCCACCACTAGCACAGAGCATGGTACAGAGAAGGCTTCAAATACACATctgttgaatgaaaataaaatttaaacccGCTGAGCTAGGCAGGAGGGTGCAGGATTCAGTATGACAGGCTGCGGAAAGATAAAAACCAGCCGGCagcctctcccttgcccctccctcttcctctagaGAGATGAAAATCCaaaattacacaaaaataaatcagaaagtgATTCTAATCTTTACCAAAGGATCGTCTATCGTATTCTTTAAATAGTCAACTCCCTTGTTGCATTTGAAATAAGATAGAATTTGCAAATGTGCATATAGCGTGTGGGGTCCCCGTGGACTCCACGATGCCAGGGCGTCTGCTCAGAGAGACTAGCACATGGATGAGGCTTCTCCGTGGCCAACTGGAAGCTGCCAGCCTCTGGAAGGGAGGGCCCTGTAGTGGATAAACCATGGGATGGACAGTATACAGTACATACCATGTGAGATGCCCAGAGCAGAGGGAAtccaagaaggcttcctggagggggccAAGTTTGAGTTGTCTTCTGCAGGATACAAAGGAAGGCGAGATGGCCTGCAATCTCCCAGCTCTGGGTCTTCTGAGGAAAGTGGCAGGAGCCAGAGTTCTGAGCATGGAGGGAGGTATGAACAAGCCACCCACCTCTAGCCTCTCCCCCTCAGACCATCTACCCAGTGGGGTCCTGCCCAGGACAGGACTAGGGAAGGGCCTGGCTTCTAGAAGAATGTGAGAGCCTCATCTCAGGCTCCGTCTCTCCAGGGCTACTTGGTGCCCCTGTGATGGGAGTTTTGAGACCCCACTGGCTGATCATGCTTTtcaaatcaggctccctggtctAAAGAGTCCCATGTTCCCAACGGGCCAAGGGGACAGAAGCGGCAGAATTAGGGGTGTCCTAGGAAACTGAGAAAGATGATCGCCACCTGACCCCTGGCCCTGTGCCTGGAGCTCCCATTGCCTTCCCCAAGGGGGACGATAGGGACACCTTGCTGGGTCCTCAAATCATATTTGGAATCTGGAAAGTTCGTAATTTCCCCATGCAATTGCCTGTTTTCATTATGCAATTAGCATGAGAAAATGTAATTGTGTAAGCAGAGCGCGCAGACAATGATTGCCGTAATTGGGGGGAAGGTTAGCGGGAATGACTGGGTTGTGTGACTTCAGGGGAAGGAATGAACACGTGCCGAGAGAACGCGGCACGGCGGTGGGCTCGGCCCCCACCTGCCGACAACTACAAGTGCAATTGTGTCACCACGAAACAATTGCAATGTGTGTGTCGGGGGCGGGGGTCTGGGGACAGGTCTGTGAATGCCGAGGTACCTGGAGGCCTTGGCAATACTCCTGACCAGACTGACTGGACGTTGGTCTGCTGAGGCCGTGAACTCCCTAAGCTAAACGCCGTGTGCCCAGCTGCCAGCCTGGGGCCGGCCTGAAGCAAGACTGCTCCTTGAATTTCATTTGCCTGCTCTGTCTCGTGGGGGTCTCATCCCCGCTCAGCTGCCCTCGCAGGTCACGCTTCCAGGCCCCAGCCCAGTGCCTGATCCATGAAGGCATTCAGGGCACATTTATATAAACTAACCAAGGTAAACATGAGCTCTGTCACCCCCGGCTGTCAGGGAAGACCCCATCACACCCAGAAACGTGCTCAAAGCATGATTCCCCACGCGCCCCAGGGTAGGCGGGCCAGGCATGGCCGGCCAAGGGGAAGAAGGCCCAAGAAGCTCCCAACAGCTGGGGGGCTCTGGGCTGTGGGGAGAGCACAGCCACTCCCTGGGGCTGCACAAGGAGCTCATCGAAAAGGTAGATATGGCCTCTGTCTACCTCCCTCCAGTTATCAAGTTATTACACTCTAACGGCGTCACGCTGGCCTTCCAGGGGAGAAACCAGGAGACACagggaagagagagcacagagaagcTGCAGGAGAAACAGTCACGGAGACAAAGCCAGAAAAGACAGgtggaggggggcgcctgggtggcacagcggttaagcgcctgccttcggctaagggcgtgatcccggcgttctgggatcgagtcccacatcaggctcctccgctatgagcctgcttcttcctctcccactccccctgcttgtgttccctctctcgctggctgtctctatctctgtcaaataaataaataaaaaatctttaaaaaaaaaaaaaaaagacaggtggAGGGACAGAAAGGGGGCGGAGCACAGGACAGGCAGAGGGGGCGgggtacagggagaagcaaggaagggaaggaaaggaggtgcagggcccaggagcagggcaggggcagcaggaagaaggCACACTTGTACTGGGAGAGCAACTagcagagaaggagaagcaggacgGACCTGTGAACACAGAGAGAATGCAATAAATGCGGCTCCCATCTGAGAGCAGcgtccctcttctctctccttacaGCCTGCAGATGGTCCACGGCAAACTCTGGCAGAGCGCAAAGCCTGGGCAGCTGTTTGCTGACAGAGGCGCTGAGAGCCTGGAGTCGTGGTTCTGGAcccccccctccagccccgcGCCACCCCACCGTGTAGCCGGGACTCCTGGGTGCCAGCACGCGGCCACGCTCTGCAGGCTGCTCTCTGAGACCCTGGAAGAGAGAGTGCTGACTACCAGACAGGGCAACGGTGGACATGGGCAGGTCCCCAGACAGCCCCGTGGCAATGGCTGCCCGCAGGCCCCACCGCGGTGCCACTGGGGACCCCACTTGGCCCGTGCCACCTCCTGGACCTGTCACCGGGGACACTTGCCCCTTCCAGGAGGGGTGTCTCAGGCTGCTCTGTGCTCAGTCAGGCCTAGCCCAGGACAGAAAGGGCAGCTCTGTAGGCGGCCCCTACCCCCGGCTGCCCTCTGTGGGGTCCCGCACATAGTGGGTGCTTGGGAGCGAAATGAGGCCCATCCACTGACTGGCACTGGCTGTCTCGGGAGCTGCACGAAGTGGGTCTGCAGCTGCTCCAGGGGGGACTCCAAGGGCCTCCTGCCAGGTCTTAGAGAGCTGAGGCTGAGGCGTGTGggccaggcggggcaggaccaagggagctggagtggaaagaaggcAGCAGATAGCACGGGGCCACCAGAAccatcccagccctgccctcactgACTGTGGGCCGCCCAGCCTCTCTGGGGGCCTTGGGCCTTGCACCAAACAACGTTCTGCCCTGCGCCGCTGTCCTGGAGCCCTGAAGAAGTCAGACAGGGCAGCCGATGGCTAGGAAGCCTAACCCCGCCCCTTCTGGGACAGCCTCCCACCTGGAAAACCCCGTGGGGTGTGGCCCTCTGTGACCACTAGATGTCACTAGTGACCTCCCACGCCGGCTCCAGCAGCCACCCCACAAGGGGGCCTGGGGCCTCTGACCCCTTGGGGCCTAGGCATGCAGTATTCCAACAGGGGCCAGAGCCTGTCCTCCCTCACACTGCCAGTCGTCCCCTGCCCAGCCCACAGGGCACGCTCCAGGCACAGACATCAGGGCCCACcctgaggcaggaggagaagaTAGTAAGACAGGCCCCAATGTGGGACATACACAAACCCACCGTTTCGGCACTGTGCACAGACTTTACCATGGAGGGGAGGAACTCTGGACCCCAACCAGCCCGGTCAGAGAGGCTTTGCTCTCAGAGAGGCACTCTGGGGGCTGAAGGAGGAGCCGGAGCAGCCCCAGCGACGAAGGCAAGAAGGGCATCCTGGCTGAGGGCCCTGCACGCAAGTCCATGGGGAGGAGCATGGGGCTCGGTGTAGCTGGAGTGCGGGGGCAGGCAGGAGGCGCAGGGGTGACCCGGGGCACGGACAAAACCGGCAGGGGCCAGTCACCTTCACAGAGGGGTTCTTTCCAGGGGCTGAAACGTCTCTAAGTTAAACATGACACACGCTAAGTCCCTGCAGGGCACACAGGAGCCCCAAAGGAGCAGCCCACAGCCACCGCTCACTcttactcacacacacaccaacacacacacactctcccaccTAAGCTTAGATCAGTGAAGGAGCGCCTGTCCCACACCGTCTCTGAGCTCTGCCAGGACCCCAGGCAACGCTCAGCTTGAGCCCCCACCTCCCTCAGCACCTTCTCTGTGAGCCCTGGAGGAGACACTCCCCACGGTGTGGCTAGTGGCCCATCCTCTCAGCTAGGGGGGCCTCCCCCATGATCCATCCACACGGGGCGTCCCCCTGGCTATCCGCACCCTGGGCTGCATGATTGCAGCTGATAAAAAATCAGTTGGCATCAGCCTGTAGCCGTGGCGCTGTGACGTTCGCTTAAACATACAACGTGTACTTTGGACTCCAGTGTAATGTGCTGTGTACCCTCCCAGACTGGGCTTCCGCCATTGACTCCTCAGACAGGGACCACCCGCGAGCACTGGGAGCCAGGGGGGTGCTCTGATCCATGGGGCCCAGAGCTGGTTATTCACGCCGGTACCCAGCCTTACACGTCACACTAAGACTGTGCCAGCCGTGTTCCATGTGCTAGACTGTGGGGAATGAGCTCTGCAAACTTCTCAGGAACGAGAGTACTCAGACTAGGCTCGGACCTGGTAGGTGGGGCACCGAGGGGCAGGTGCAAGGAGGAGAAGCCGTTTCTTGTCAGTCctagagaaagggaaaagctCTGGGAAGAGAGCTTAGGCAGAGCCCAACTTTGCCGGCCATCAGTGTCCTTCAGGGCAGGACAGAGGGGCTACCTCTGAAAAGCCTTCCCCCAGGCCAGCTGCAGAAAGTCCTCCAGGGGGACAACTTTGCTCAGAGAGCGtcagagggctggggagggatcAGTCAGGGAGGAGACTGCCTTCCTCACTGGGGCCAGGAAGTGCAGACAGCTGAAGGGTCCTGGtggttggaggggagggagcggggggggggggtgttggttAGGGTTAGTGCTGATGTGCCAGGCCAGGCAGAGAGCATCATGGGGTGGATTCCAAGTCATCAGGTGGGTGCCCTGTAACTCATCACATGTCCCCCCGCCCCTGAGTACTATTTCCCCTTATGGAGTGcttccgaaaaaaaaaaaaaatctataatcttGTCTTGGTtgcaacaataagaaaaaaagatttattcgcACATCTAGGCTGGATTAAGTGGAGAAGCAAGGGGTTCCCGGGTCAGGCGGAATGGTGGCAGCTACAGGGACCCGTCTGAGGCCCAGATGGGTCCTGGAGGGCCTGGCATTCGTGGGTaccacccccccaccacaccccGAACAGCTTTGATGAATGCTCCCTTCCCTCCAGGGGTGACTGTTCCTTTGAAGATCTGTGTCATCAATCAGAGTGGCGGGAATCCGCCGCCATGCAGCCCAGATCAAACATGATGCATTAAAAGCGGGGACAGAGGAGGTGCCCGGAGAGCCCCGCCCTGCGTGCCTCCTGGTCTCGCTGTCTTGCGAGTCCGCGGCTGGCTCTGGATGCCGAAGCCTGTGACCGTGCTAAAGATGCAGCCACACTGATCCTCGGACCCCAAGGGGCTCCTTGTTGCTCCTGGAGAGGTGCCAAGGCTAGCCCTTCAAGAGCGCAGCTTGTGCCCTCCTTTCAAGCTGGCTGTTGGCCTAAGGGTGCTGAGGCCATATTTGGACGAGATTCTTGCCCATTCAGCCCTTCTCTCAGTTGAACTAAAGGCAGGGTCTTGCCAAGGGGGATGGCACGTAGTCTGCTGCATGACCTTTGCCCGCAAAGAACACCGGAACGGAAGTGGAGGTCCAGAGGGCAAAGAGGGAAGAAAGCTGGGAACAGACCAGGTGAGGCTGGACTTGGGGGAACCAAGCTACCCAGGAGGCAGGCCTCTGTCAGGGGAAGGGGGACGGAATCATAACTGAACAAGGCGGCTAGTGAACTTGGATTCGAATCTGACTTCATTAACCCTAAGGAGCACCCGTGGCAGGTGGGGCACTGGGCCGCACAGATGGTTGATTTCTATAGTGGTTGACAGCCTGCTGTCCAGCCGGTGGCCCCAACCATAAGCAGCCAGTCACTGGAAAAGGCTGGAGCCGAAAGCAAGAGGGAGAAAATTCTATTCCAGCCAGTAGCTGATTGAATGTTCCTGGGAGCATGGGATGTATCAACCTATAGTAAAACTCAGGCCCAATCAGAGGCTGCCTTCCCCTCCCAAGGACTCCTTCAACTGAGTCGTTCTGGTGTTAAAATCCAAGCAACAAACTGCTGGACCGAGAGCCTAAAATCCCAGAGGTTGGTCCTCCCCGGGGCACCAGCATGGACCCAAGAGCTTCTGTCCCGTGGTGCCTCCTGACCTGTAGGAATATCCCACTGGCCTGACTGCCTTTGACCATTAAGCCCACCGCCTTCCAGATGTTCCTGGGACTCCTGGACAAGTCaactcccactcccacccacgGAGACCTGATTCAGAGCTGAATGGGAAGGGGCATGGCTCATGGTCAGGCAGGGAGTACCCAGCAGTGGGGGGACCAGATCCAAGGGTGGCAGGGGCTGACAAGAGTTGTCTGTGGGCTCCTGGTCCTGGAGAGAACTCGAGCTGTCCAGGGAGTCATGCGCCAGCTGTCAGCCTGCACCCCTCCCTTGGTCTCTCCAAAATACTGGCCCAAGGGATGCCCTTACCACACCTGTGCCTTCCCAGTCCTGCCCCTCAGGTCCAGAAGCTGCAGCCTTGAGACCATCTCTGGCATTTGTAATTGACCTGGATGCTAGGAGTTCATAAGAGGCCCAAGGGGCAGTGAGTGGGCAGGCGGCCAGGTCAAGGGATGGCCATGCTGGGTGGAGGCCGAGCACTGCTCCGGCTGTGGACGCCAGTTTCCTGGCAGGACGGCAGCTGCCCAACCATCAGAAGTTCTGTGTCTATGGTGACAGCcctgggggcaggaagcagggcaCGTGAGGtgacagtgggctccctgctgccaGCTCTGAGCCCAGATTGGAGGAGGGTGCCTCGAGCCTGGACGGCTTTGGGGAAATGGAAAAGAGGGACGTATCTATGGGTTCTGACTCAGCTTGGGTGCTGGGTGTTGGGTCTTCAGCCCTGGGACTCTCGACTCCCTTGGCCGGGTGCTTGAAGGCAGAAGTCAGGACCAGGCCAGGAACCAGTAGCCCAAGAATGGGGTCTGGTGGGAATCCTGTGGCTTTTCTCCCCAAGCTGCTTCAGGGGTCACCAAGAGGTCGGTGAGGGAATCCCCAAGCTGTCCAAAACCGCAGTGCACTCCCtacctcccctccttcccccacggCCTACCTCCCTCGGGGACACGGCTGGGGAGAAGGGTgaaaggggtgcttgggtggggAAGGATTGTGGATCACATTTAGGGAGAAGTTTCTGCAACGAGGCTCAGAGGCTGCTTTCTGCAAACTTTGAGCAGTAAAGAAAACGAGCCCTGTTGAACTGAGTCAAGTCAGACACAGAGTTAGCCagaagcagggggatgggcaacaTGACTTTGACAAGCAGATGACCTTGACAAGCCCTCACTGGGAAttcgggtgggggggggtgcctggacAGAAGGTGCCCCTCCCTCTTGTCCACCACGCCTCACGTGAATGCACTGGGAGATGGCCAACTGAGATGGAATCCTGTCTTGACCAGCAGAAGTGACCGTTGGTCCTGCCGGGGCCTTTCCTGGGCCCCCCCAGGTTGGAGAATCACAGACTGTCGGTGGGAACAGGGACCTGAAAAAAGCAAGCCCTGCCACCCCCATCAAGAAACTGGGGTCCAGAGAGGTAACTTGCTAACTTCAGTCTTCTTTCCCACGGGTTCCCATACCCGGGGTCCCCTGGGGAGAACGCCCTTCCCGGAGAGGAGCTGGCACCGAGCCCAAGGAAGTGAGGCAGGGCAGCCTGGGGACCTGCGTGTGGGGAGCGCTCCCCAAGGCCCCAGCCAAGTTTCTGGGCCCCAGATGAGGAGTGAATCGCTGGTTCCCCCTGGAGGGGAGTAGTCAGTCACCCcatataagtttatttttatacatgtCTGATCTATTTCACATCCGCTCAGATATTTTGACACATATACAGGAAATGTAACTCTCCCCCATATGGCAGTGTTTGGTTGGCCAGACCTGGGGAAACTCAATAGG
The nucleotide sequence above comes from Ursus arctos isolate Adak ecotype North America unplaced genomic scaffold, UrsArc2.0 scaffold_12, whole genome shotgun sequence. Encoded proteins:
- the UBL4B gene encoding ubiquitin-like protein 4B, with product MILTVKLLLGRRCSLKVSGQESVAMLKKLVSERLQVPEERQHLLFRGQLLADDKRLSDYCIGPNASINVIMRPLAKTAAAEAPQPQPLWHHLGLVLAKHFEPRDSKAVLQLLRREHQERLRRISLGDLEQLAQYLLTEEPTAERGPEAPGPRALAGSTSFQACDPALHYVVVTVTIVIVIMITAAVDP